The sequence cacagatagaacaacaaccatactcaaaccgggactcgaacccaggacgcccaaatcacggggaagacgcgttacccttATGCGCCGTCCAACTAAATCTAAATAGTTGAAACAAATAAGAATTCCTTCGAATTTGAATTGAGAACACAACTCAAAATGCATATCAAAATAATGCTTGAAATATGTTGAAAACACCAGATTATCTTAACTTTCCATGTTTTAAAGAGCAAAGTCAAAATTCAGAGAAAGacaaagaatgaaatttgttacgGAATCCTCCCAAATACATTCCCTCACACagcattaccaattttttcttttgaagagaaATACTTTCCAATAAGCTATTTGagcaaaagataagaaaaaaaatagcaataagaaattaactattgttttaaatgttaatacaattaattaatgtttatccctataatatataatttaaatgttaatacaattaattattgtCAAGCTTCTATAGTTTCccttacataaaataaaacagaagaacCAAAAAAATATGCAGATTATAAACAGAGCGTACACAGATGAGTAATTagtgataaatacaaaatttgcattCGTTTATACGTCAAGGAATTAACACActgatatttatgataataacATCATAAATATGTTAGTTTTAaggataaaatcaataaaaatcaaaatttattatggttctaaacattaaaatttgtggtgaatagcatataagccagttaacaactacgctacatgaGCGTACGCTTTGGTAtcctggtttagttactggactgtgaactataaggtcccaggttctatcctcgctcattcaaattcgctaaattggtgacctcggacgctgaaccttcgtACATGGCGTACATTCgtagtggcgccatctacccgcaaccaaagtcgtcagactcacttgacgcagcaaccgaAGAGTCGTCacactcacttgacgcagcagcgTCGGCAACCACTCCCCCCACACACTCGCTACTCAAGTATGTACAGGCCCATTTAAACAACAGCTAATaactaaatacatcaccactcaacagccatatcgttcgttcGTCTCATCTCCGACTCACTGAAGGGAGAGTACAGTGGTGAATGGcatataagccagataacaactacgCTATATgagcgtacgcttttgtatcctggtttagttactggactgtgaactataaggtcccaggttctatcataGCGCATCACATACCGCTAAAAATTCTATCAATAAAACATGttattttcatccattttctaGTTGCTACTCACACGTCGGTAAGACTGGTGGCCAGCAACCTCTGTCTTTGGGCAACGGATGTCTGTACGTGGGAACAACGATTCACGAACTTGGTCACGCCATTGGATTCTACCATGAGCAGAACAGATCAGACAGAGACGATTACCTCCATATTTATCTCGACAATGTAGTTCGAGGTACGTGGATTAtagtttttgtgtttattttaatttagaatatattcatattttcaatttaaaattattcaaattcagtAGGAGATATTTGTACTCAGGCTTGATAGACATTGTTTGTAACTCattgaatttggtatttttagcatttctattggaagaaaaagaaagagacgTCACAGCCattttataagattatataaGATATGATATTTAACATGCGAATGCCACTCACAATTTTCGTTTGCCACGAGAGCGGAAACCAACACCTACTCACTTGACACTAGTAATGCTCGACGCATTTCACAGTCTCTTGCAAGATGATATGTATGACAGTTGATATTCAACGTGTGTTGGTCGTTTATTACATTTGTCTATTACTGAACAGAGATCAATACATACTCACATAATAATAGTGATATTCAACGAGTATTACGAACTGATTAATTACTACGACCGAAGTAAgtcccttcatcgatgggaggtagccaaccCCCATTTTTTACTGAACCCACCAGAGTGACGACAACtaaccatcataccggaagcttctcagcCTCCCAGTAGGACTATGTTCAACGAGTACTTTTGCTGAAAAGTGCATATCTTTAggcattatattataataaaataaaataattcggcATTTCTGTGTGTCAGTgatcttatataaattaatattttttaattaatacataaataacaaGAGttgctgtattattttaaatattacataaaattaattattagatacTAATAAAAGCGTTTTTTTGTGACACGACCGTTttaagaatagaatagaataaaataatattattccatttgccattttttttttttttacatttgcctCACAAGATAGTTGTGAAGCTTGATACTTTAATTTAGAGGAAACTTTTGCATGTCCTTAACTCTCCAGTTGTGTATCCCGCGAGTTCAgagggttggcaatcagtccattttctgctATATCCCTCGTTTTTAGCAGTtaagagtgtttatttttacgattacgctttattatattatatttattatataataaagcgtatattatattattattattatcgtataACATATAGTATGTATGTtataaattatactatatatatatatatatatattactatcgTATAACaatatcagttcactttctttacaaaatatttgtacttggaaacatcgcatctaaatagtgattttaaagaattacgtgGCCAGAGGATTGAATAGGAATAGCAAACAATATATGAATAACAATAGACAAAAATACAAATCACACACAAACAAAATAGGAATAACTATGgcttttcaatgtattaaaaaaaaacaaagtacaTTAAATGTCAGATAGGATGCAAAGTGACGTTTAGTGACTTTTAATGCTAACAAAATCAATGTCCTATAAGCTAATTCAGTTAGTTTTCAACTCATAAAAAAgttctactattaaaaataaaattttaagaagacaaataaatgcttttttcacaAGCGACTAAAAAGTGAATAGAACGAAGTAAAGTTTtctgaatatgatattttaaactcttttcataaattttccttcttgtttatttttgaaatgcattgttattttatcgtaatatataactgaaataataattgcttcaataatttcaatcaataattatgtaaaaactgTATTTTGTTCCAGAAATATTTCGAGTTTcggaaattaatcaatttttttattgggaaaataaaaatttggcaaatataagttggcaaaaagaaataaaataaattttgtgatatcTTTTCAGGAATGGAGTCCAACTTCGCCAAGTTATCACCCAACCAAAACATCTTATACAATACTTTTGACTACAACTCCATCATGATCTACGGAAACACCGCTTTCTCTCACAATGGATACTGGACCATGGAGGCCAAAAATGGACAGAGGTTGTACGATCCTTTCGATAAAAACAGCATGACCTGGGCTGACATTGAACGAGTAAACAAGATGTACGGATGCTAATTCCGGAGTCATTTTTCTTCGATCTCTGCGGTATTAGAAAGtttctatattcttttattattaatgttgttTCAATAAAGTGGTTAACTGAAATATCTAGTTATTTCCTGATTTAGAATTCCGTGTTATCAGActttatttttagtgaatattataagaatttattaagtTGACAAAAACCGAATGCTAATCATGATGAAAAAATAACAGGAAATATTTATACGTTTCTTAcctttctcttttcttttgcTGACTTATAATACGCTGCGTATGTTGCACAGTAATGTTAATCTGATGAATCAAAGTTTTAGCTAAACTGCAAGAAATTAGTGAATATTaacattgcaaaataattattattaagctGGTTGGTAACTTGTGTGattattctaaaagaataaaaatgtttatcaattACTGTTGATATGAGTAAATGTGGGCAAATGATAGGAATAAGTTTCGGCAAAAATTATTAGTAAGatgtttacaacttttttttgttgattttctaAACTATAGTCCCATTTTGAAGATAATTGAgggcatttttaaatttgtaattttgtaatttttttatttaattcagttcAATTATACTGGCATccgatttcaaaatgaaactaaGGATACTTTGGGAAGGATCTCGAAATTTTAAACGTAGGTCAGATGAAGAAGATAACACTTGAGCTCGTAGCAACACTTCTCAAATTCTATAACTTTCCAATGAAAGATCCGTTAACCGATGATTTCAGATTGCACCAACAAGCACCATGCCCGCTTGCCCGA comes from Argiope bruennichi chromosome 2, qqArgBrue1.1, whole genome shotgun sequence and encodes:
- the LOC129961776 gene encoding astacin-like metalloprotease toxin 5 encodes the protein MKSFLLVLGLVAVVARAAVIPREGPGKNNTLPFDAEYEIKRLALQNPDLYDGDMAGIDGPFDAERNVIPGNYYRWPYAKVPYVIDQSLQGYGNMFNAAFQNYHQYTCVRFVPRTNERDYVYIFAGQGCYSHVGKTGGQQPLSLGNGCLYVGTTIHELGHAIGFYHEQNRSDRDDYLHIYLDNVVRGMESNFAKLSPNQNILYNTFDYNSIMIYGNTAFSHNGYWTMEAKNGQRLYDPFDKNSMTWADIERVNKMYGC